A window of the Candidatus Binatia bacterium genome harbors these coding sequences:
- a CDS encoding YciI family protein, whose amino-acid sequence MKYVLYYESADDVATKAPAFAAAHRAHWQRYVADGTLLMIGPFANPQEGAMGVFTTREAAEAFASADPFVLNGVIAGWTVRDWVEVAVE is encoded by the coding sequence GTGAAGTACGTTCTCTACTACGAATCTGCGGATGACGTGGCGACGAAGGCACCCGCCTTCGCCGCCGCTCACCGCGCTCATTGGCAGAGGTACGTCGCGGACGGCACGCTGCTGATGATCGGCCCATTTGCGAATCCGCAGGAAGGCGCGATGGGCGTCTTCACGACGCGCGAAGCAGCCGAGGCGTTTGCGAGCGCCGATCCGTTCGTGCTCAACGGCGTCATCGCCGGCTGGACCGTGCGGGACTGGGTAGAAGTCGCCGTAGAATAG